In Rutidosis leptorrhynchoides isolate AG116_Rl617_1_P2 chromosome 6, CSIRO_AGI_Rlap_v1, whole genome shotgun sequence, the DNA window AACCACCTTACCTCAAAAGAAATATAGAGTTTTAGAGATTTATGATTGAGTAGGTTTCTATGTTGACCCAACGtatttattaagttaattatatttttttattaatttcagttattaataaatcattaacagataatttttttttttttttttaagtcttGAAAATATTATTTTGACTTTAAGTACTTTATATTACAAGTAAAATACTTTTCTTCTAACACTGAAGTTTTCTTTTAAGTCTTGGAAATATTAATTAAGTACATTTACGTTTAATAAAAATCAAATCATTATCATTAACTGTATATATTATGCAATTTAATTCTTTTATATGGATAACCTTCTTTTATTCCAtagttacaataagaatatattactgtTAGTTACGAACGCATATATTTTCGTGTTATTACACACAAATATAACTAGCTAAGTGTGCAGTGTGGTTAAGTTTTAAACTACAGCTGGTCTCAACGTTCATGACCAAATATCCTAATTTACCTCCTCTACATATATAATAATCTATATTTACTTTAAGGAATTATCTACAATGACATTATTTTAGGACTTAATTGATCACGTAAACATAGAAACTCTTCCAATTACACGTCATAATGTAAATAAGTATGTCTTATCGACACTTCGAGATTGATATCATACTagaggcctactcacaataacatGATAGGAACCGTGATTACAAATTTGCTCTTATCTCAATGTCATTGGCATTAATTGCTCTATATATAAGATGTGGTATGATTCAATGGTGTAGAAGGAACACACAAACACAATTATGGCTTATACACGTACCACTGCTTTTATTCTTCTTGTAATATTATGCTTATTCTCGGTATCAAGAGCTGTTCGTAACCTGAATTCATTCAACGAACAACGTGACTCGGTTGATGACGTTGGTATATGTAGCTTACTCATCGAGAAACAAGGCTATACATGCGAAGAACACACGGTACGTATTAATTCCTAATCACTCAGATTTATAATATCCTAGACAATATAACACCATATTGGAGAGAAATGAACAGAAGGGGAAGGATATACATAACGTACTGTTCTTTGTGTTTGGGAATTAAGAAAGATATATAACCTATGTTTTTTGTGTTATTGTTTTAGGTGACAACAAAAGATGGTTACATACTCAGCATGCAGCGGATTCCAGCAGGACGGGGAGGTAAAAAAGCAGACAAGCCTCCAGTTTTGTTACAACATGGGCTGTTTATGGTAAATTATCTATCTATTTAAACATTATAATTAGAGTATATTGTGTGAATCTAAAGTTTGATCACATTTGGCAGGACGGCGCGACATGGGTTTTATACTCTCCGGATGAATCTTTAGGGTTTGTTTTGGCAGATAACGGGTTTGATGTGTGGATATCAAACACACGTGGAACTAAATATAGTCGTTCCCATACTTCGCTTAGTCCTAATGATCCGGTATACGATTTTTAAGATGTTAAATGTTAATGGTATGGAGTCTAATATTTTTAATCTACAATTTGCAGGCATTTTGGGAATGGTCTTGGGACGAATTGGCCTCCTTTGATCTTCCCGCTTTAATCCAATATGTGCACGATCAAACGGGCCGAAATTTACATTATGTGGGTCATTCTTTGGTAAGTACTAAAACACTTTTTATGATACTTAGGTGGTCATATTTATCATTTTTGTGCCTTGATGTGAAATATGATGATCCGTTAGGGAACGTTGGTAGCATTTTCCGCGTTTTCAAAAAACCAGACAATAAACTTGTTGAGATCAGCTGCGTTGCTCAGCCCAATTGTGTACTTAGGACAGGTGTCATCAACTGTCGCAAGGGCTGGTGCCAACACTTTTCTAGGCGAGGTAAATATCATTCGTATTACTTTTTAAGAATCAAATTTAAGAAATAAAATACAATCTAATTAGCGATCCCTATTGTAACAGGAGGCATACTGGATGGGTCTCCATGAATTTGCTCCAAAAGGGTAAGATAGACATATCATATCATATCCAAAATGAAATATTGCATTTGTTAATTATGTATGCACATTATCAAATGTCTTAAAACACATTAACAATACTAAAATAAATGTACTTTCTCAAATTTATGTAGACAAGCTGCTGCTAATTTTTTGAGTGGTATCTGCAATATGCCATACAGCGACTGCACTAACTTGATGACCTCATTTACAGGTATTTTAGACGATTAACTACATATATGTTATGTTAAAACATCAAACATGATAGAATTATGAGTTTTGTTGTGAATGCAGGACCAAATTGTTGTCTGAACTCTTCAATGACAGATAATTTTCTTAAATACGAACCACAATCCACCTCAACTAAGAACCTGATCCATCTCTCTCAAAGTAAAAACAATTCTATAAATACTTTaaaacaatatacatatacatatatatatattattttaaattacgaATTAATATTTGGTTTATATTGTGATTGAAATTTTGTGCAGTGGTCAGAAGTGGGATTATAGCAATGTATGATTATGAAAATGCGTATATTAATCAAATGCATTACAATCAGCCTGTGCCTCCATTTTATGACATGAGAAGCATACCTAAAGATTTTCCAATGTACTTGAGTTATGGAGGGTTGGACGAGCTCTCTGACGTGGCAGATGTCAATACGTTACTTTATGTTCTCAAGGATCATGACACGGATAAGCTAGTTGTACAATTCAGGAAGGAATATGCACATGCTGATTTTATTTTTGGTGTGAATGCTAAAGATGTTATCTATGATCCTGTAATGGCTTTCTTCAAGCTCCATTAGAATTATTGTTAGTGATATAAGTTGTTAATTTTTACATATATGATTTTTAAATAAGTATATGATATGACATAGCTATTGTGTTAATGATTGTTGATTAGTATGAAGAGTGAGAATTATTATCATCTTTGTTTATTTAACAAGCACTATCAAGGTAATGATCATTCTAGTATGTCCTTTGTCATTCCCTTTTCCATACTTTTACGGCTCTAGTTATTAAGTCGACGTCAAGTGTTGATTTATTGACAACTTGACTGACTCTTAAAGCCTAAAGTAAATTTCAGTCAGGATTTAAAACCAAtgtaaatttgattttaccattttcatggcgtctcaatttttttttttttttaaaatttcctacttattggccgggggTCCACTCGGAagtaatctctctatccgtcgaatagagagagatgactttctctacttttgagagtgttttcactctgggtggagaaataaattgtctttattctcggataggagaataattgtctacatctcacctcctcatACACTACTTATGTCGTAttggtttttgttgttgttgttttttgtTTTCCATACTTTAATTTGTACCATGCTTAGTATTCAGTTAAAAGTTCAAGGGGGGTAAATTGCAAGTCCTTGTAAAATGAAGGGCTAAAGTGTGTGATAAATGAATCACGAATCAGGGAGTAAAATGGTACGCTAGCTAGGGCTTTATGTTAGACTAATCGGAGTTTTACTGGTTGGGGTTTTGTATGCAAGATTAAATCGGTTTGAATTCTTGTTAACTAGAAAAATGAAATCGGTGGTTGGAATGGTGGTTTCTAACAAAATGCAGAAATCGGTGGTAGTTGCGGTTGATAGACTGTTTCATAACAAACTTTACAATCGTTACGTCAAACGTACCTCCAAATTCATGGCTCATGATGAACAAAATCAGTGCAATATTGGCGATCGTGTATGTTTCTATTCTTATATAACAATTCTGTTTTGTCAATAGGTCCTTTTGTAACCTAATCCTCTTTTGTTAGTGAAACTCTAaattaatatgaataaaataattaaaaatgaataatttgTGAAGCTTTAACATTCTGTCATAATTTTGATTAACACTTAACTTTGGAGTCACTCAGTTAGTAGTGTATTGGAAATTATATAATATTGTGTACATTTGAATCGTGCTAAAAGGATTGAACATATCCTATTTAATTTTATgaacatatagatatagattataGAAGAACGAAATAAAGTGAGTGAAGGTAAGCTCAAATGTATGGATTGATGTGATTAAATGATTTTAAGTATAATAATTGGAGTCTTTTTTTCTTGAAAGATTATTTATCGActcgcatttgatattatgatatataggaAAGATTTCTACTAGATATGTAACCCCTTTGTTTATACTGATTGAGAATAAACAATGTAACGTTGAAGAACCTTTGGTAATAGTTGAATTTGATGCAGAAATTAATTACATTATATTTAGTTTGATTTCAGAAACGGTGGTAGAATGGAACTAATCCTTGGAGTTGTAGCTTTGGGAGTTGGAACATCGTATAATAATGTGTCTATGTGTTACCATTTATTAGACTAATTAGAGTGTTGATAAGAGCTAGAGGTATGCAATTAGTGAGTAAATCAAACTTGTGAATACAATTGAGCTCTAAAAGTGTCAACATGGAGTTAATGCTCCTGATAATGAATGTTGCATATGGAACAATGTCCATTAACGCTCCTTAGTTTGTTGTTTGAAACCACTCCCATACATTGTTTCTATAACTAAAGCTTTTACATGTTTGTATAAAACTTCATTTTCCAGGTTAAGTTAGATCCTTCCAGACCATTGAGCAAACGGAAGAACTGGGTtgttgctgagattgtgaagaaagcACGCATATATACACCGGTATCAGCTGCAACTCCTGGTGATCAAGGCAGCAAGACAGCCGTAACGGGATCATCTTCATCTTAAGGTTTGTATAAGGAAATATATATGCTCATCTTTATAGAAATGCCACTAGAGGCAAATAAAAAACCTAACGTGTTGTAATTCGTGCATTAAGGGTCCCCTGTGTACTAGAATGAATGCTGAAATGTTTGGTATTCTAATCTGCAAATATAACGTACCTATTAACTTTTGAGGATGTTTTAAGAATTTTTTGTTTTAAGAATTTTTTTTGTTTGGTCGGTTCCCTCACTACTATAGCCCATGCAGTATAAAATGCATTTTTTTTAGTATTTTCAGAAAGTCTTATGCTTCTTCTGCATATCAGGTGAAGACTGAACTCGGTAAGAATGTTGTATGACCTAGTTGCATAAAATCTGCTGCAGCTAAACCAAAGAGAGAACTATAGATATATTGATTGTAGCTGCCCTGAATTGTTTTGCAGTGTTTTCTTTCTTGATTTATTTTGTAGAATATAATAATCTCTACTTAACTCTGTTATGTGTCAAGTTTTTGATACATTTTACCACTAAGATTAGTGCACATTTTGAAGAAAATAAGGTCAAATTACTATGATTGCTCAACTTTTGGCATCTAGGTATACATGATCACCAATTTAATCGTCCTCCAGTACATGAAATGTAATGTTTTAATAATGTCAATTAATTTTCAGAGTGATAAGTTTTAGTGAGTCCTTCCTAATGAGTATTCTATTTTTCTTCTTCATATTCAGTGATTTTTGTGATATCAACTTAGGAGTGGAAATCTCTTTGTGTTTATACAATGATGCATCACAATAATAAGTTAACAGTTGTTAAAGTTGCTGTATGACTGTACTGTGTAAGTAAATGAGTTGATTTTAATTAGACCAATATATTAGACTTGTTCTTGTTGAATAGAAAATTAATTTATATGATGAACATGGGTTCATTTAGATGCAGTAATAAGCTGACTTTGGAAATCAATTTAGGTCCAAAATCTTCATTTGAACGAGCTACTAAAGTGTCTAACGGTGTCACGGCTGTGCCGTCCAGACATGATTAGTTTTTTCACTTCGTGAAATATCGGGTTTCTTATGGGCTAAAATTAACCCTAATGTTAAATGTAATGAACTGTTAACTATCAACAACAAATGTGATTATAGATTAAGGTTGAATACAAATTAAGATTTTATCAAATTCAGAAGTCAAAGAGAAACTCTAGATTAAGGTTGAATACAATTCAAGATTTTATCAAATTCAAAAGTTAAAGAGAAACTCTGCAAGCAAGTTCAGTTTGAAAATGGAGGTTGAAATTATGCACATACATGTAATTTACATACATAGGTTCTCATGTGAAAAGAAACTTCAGATTTAGTGAAGAGTAGGGGAGGTTATAGATGCACAAACCGGATAAAAAACCGGATTCGGACAAAAAAAAACCGGATTTTTTTGTCCGGATTTTTCGGAACCGGTTCCGGATCCGGTTCCGGTTCTCGGCgtcggatttttttcggatttttttccggaaccggttctttttcggatctcgatcggattttttcggatttttcttggactaggattcgattttgcgaattatatttttaccggttctatttttttaacgtttgacaacaataatataatcggtataaagaaaagttataatgctcaactgcttaacacaatagataatataaataacaatattcgaacaatacaattatataaataacacttttattcgaacgatacaataataaaaataaaaacacttttattcgaacaatacaattataattaatacatttcgagcttcggcatggccatcacccaataatgtattaagactaaagtatatcgagcttcggcatggccatcacccgttatactttagtcgtcaaatgacccaaatgtgttatcttgttgagcgcgttgaggatggtgccttcgatcgtagtcttcaaaagcggggtcatcaactagagaaaggtaagcttgttggtaacccgatacattcatttcggtttggtccatatcaaacggttcatagtcaccttcatccacttcgtttagttcattgtcggaattctcttcggttgttgtaggtgataatcccgctaaattttcttcaaactctatacattcttcaatgtcgttatataacggaccttctaatgaagtttgatcttgtatcctatctaccccatccaaataatctttcaaacatacacatactttcacagcttggggggtaagtcttgaccttctttccgatataattcgaccactcaaagaaaaggccgattcggaagctacggttgaagcttgaacggtaaataagtcacgagccataatgcttaatattggatatgtgtcttgttttgtttcccaccattttaaaatgtcaaggttgttaaattgttcttcactcatgtttagtgcaaagtttgccatcttataatttcccaactcgcttgtgggtgccgaTGTTCGTGCGCGTTTGGAAGCGTCTTCACGTACCAAGTTAAAAAGACTTATTTTGAGGTCTCGGCTCCTTCGAGAAGATGATCCGGGTTGGTCAACAATTGGGTTTGATTGTCGACCATATTTTGTTGCATAAATACCAAACATATTCTCAAAAACATCATTAAAAGCGTGTACTTGGTTCAAAAGGTAGTTGGGTTCGGCATCAAAAACACCATGCACACAATCAAAGTTGGTATATATTGTTGTCATCAATCGTTCAACCCCATTAAAATTTAATCGTGGGTCAAGTGCGGCCGCACATAAAAATACCTTCGGTATCTCTccaaaatatttttttagtttttttcttatatgaaaaatcgcttgtctaaaaataacattatttgaGTCCGCAAATTCGCATATTTTTTCCGTCATTATATAAAATTGTTCTAAAACTAGTACGCTAGTTGGGTAATAAACACCCGATAACATTGTTGATGcctctttaaaaacttgtaaaaaacttgtTAATGATTCCAAGTCATCCCATTCGTCGTCACTAATTGGTTCGGAAAATCCCTTTCTAAGTAGTTTTCTATTAAAAGCGATTAACGTTTCTTTTTGACGTAAAATATTTTCGAACATTAAACAAGTAGAATTCCAtcttgtattattatcaaaataaggaccTAACCAAGTGCCATGACAATCTTTAACAAAAGCCTTATAGTTATGATGTCGTGCGCTGCTCGTACGATAAATCGTTACTAATAATCTTCTAAATTTTTCTTTTAATGAAGAACAAAAAGTTAAACAATCTTGAACtcccaagtttataatatgagcaaCACAACGTGTATGAATAAATGCACCATTTAAAATCGATCTAAGTGCAATTTTTAACTCACTTATGGCCGCATCATTATTAGATGCATTATCTAGCGAAATTGTAAAAACTTTATCGATTAAATTATATTCTTCTAAAGTGTCTTGTAACgctttttttatattattaccgttatgtggataaccaaatattttaaaatcgataacacgtttcattaaaagccacgaatcgggattaaaccaatgagcggtaacggctaaataagaatttgccgttccatgtggtgcgctccaaacatcacaagttatagaaaccctatgtttatatgttcgaaaaccttcaattatttCAGTTTTAGCTTTTTTTCATAATTTAAAAGCGTCACGTCTTAAGGTAGAACGACTTACATTGCTATATCGCGGTTGTAGTCGATTCCGAATTAGCTCCGTAAGCCTtggattgtcgaagtggttgaaaggaagcgcttgttgaatgacaaaccttgACAAATCTTGCCGAAGAGCTTCGGCATCGTATTCAAAAATCGAACCATCGGCCCGCATTGTTTGTTGTCTCGGGTCTTGCCTTGCACTACAACTTTTGTCAAGATGTTTTCTTAACGTTGTATTACCCGAAACACCCATGAACTTCATACATTGTGTACAACGAGCTTTTTCCGCACCATCCTTCATTACACACAACTCGAATTTGGACCAAACGTCCCCTTTTCGCTTTGTTTCTTTTTTGTAATCAATATCGGCCGTAGTGTAGCCTTGTGAAGATGTTCCAACGGAAGCGGAACCGGAAACGGAAGCTTGTGAATTATCCATTATGGGATAATTAGACTAGAGATTAGAGAATATTTAGTGATTTAGAAATAAATATGAGAATGTTTGTTGGTGCATTTTCAACCAAGGCATTACCATGTATTTATAATGGACTTTGTGGGgttaaaatggaaaaaaaaaaactcaaaaaactgcaaaaaaaaggctgaaattgcaaaaaaaaaaaaaaaaaaaaaaacggctagttttttaaaaaaccggatcggatccggatccggatccAAACGGATCGGATAAAATCCGGTTTATATCCGGGAAAAATCCGGTTTTCTTGAAAAACTGGATCCGGGTGGAACCGGATCGGATCTCGGATCCGGATCCGGTTTTTGCTGTGTCCGGTTTTGCTTGGATCCGGTTCCGGATCGGATCACCGGATCGGATCTGGATCCGGTTTTTTTGCCCATCTATAGGGGAGGTACACTTTAAAAACCATCAATAAAAATCCATACCCTCAACATATATTGATTTGCAATTAAAGGTCAAGTTGGGTAGTTAAGTTTCACTGAGACACAAATATTTGTGGTGGTTGTGTGTTgcaatgtgtgacgatcgctccaaatccatatggacgaacacgtcattcattgatttcattgcgaggtatttgacctctatatgatacgttttgtaaacattgcattcttttgaaaaggcataccataaatgaatattcaaatcaaaggt includes these proteins:
- the LOC139855588 gene encoding uncharacterized protein isoform X1, with product MKSVVGMVVSNKMQKSVVVAVDRLFHNKLYNRYVKRTSKFMAHDEQNQCNIGDRFDFRNGGRMELILGVVALGVGTSYNNVKLDPSRPLSKRKNWVVAEIVKKARIYTPVSAATPGDQGSKTAVTGSSSS
- the LOC139855588 gene encoding uncharacterized protein isoform X2, with amino-acid sequence MKSVVGMVVSNKMQKSVVVAVDRLFHNKLYNRYVKRTSKFMAHDEQNQCNIGDRVKLDPSRPLSKRKNWVVAEIVKKARIYTPVSAATPGDQGSKTAVTGSSSS
- the LOC139855169 gene encoding triacylglycerol lipase 2-like, coding for MDRMHKEQVTPNATCGYVFSEYVDRGFYNTATQTLQVMSIQIMSSEQDIGENLQFFEGEFKYAEDLEAKFRVLDLFKDSNENVAVALLNLRWRAIMGNSISWSIDQSQSALGYKQIDKEHTNTIMAYTRTTAFILLVILCLFSVSRAVRNLNSFNEQRDSVDDVGICSLLIEKQGYTCEEHTVTTKDGYILSMQRIPAGRGGKKADKPPVLLQHGLFMDGATWVLYSPDESLGFVLADNGFDVWISNTRGTKYSRSHTSLSPNDPAFWEWSWDELASFDLPALIQYVHDQTGRNLHYVGHSLGTLVAFSAFSKNQTINLLRSAALLSPIVYLGQVSSTVARAGANTFLGEEAYWMGLHEFAPKGQAAANFLSGICNMPYSDCTNLMTSFTGPNCCLNSSMTDNFLKYEPQSTSTKNLIHLSQMVRSGIIAMYDYENAYINQMHYNQPVPPFYDMRSIPKDFPMYLSYGGLDELSDVADVNTLLYVLKDHDTDKLVVQFRKEYAHADFIFGVNAKDVIYDPVMAFFKLH